The genomic window GTCGACGAGGCCCGGCTCCGGCCCGAGGCGAGCGAGGTCGACCGGCTGCTGTCCGACAACGGGCTCGCGCGGAGTCTCGGCTGGGAGCCGCTGACGAGCCTCGAGGACGGGCTCCGCGACACCTGGCGCTGGGTGCTCGGCACGGAGGAGCCGGGCGCGACGCGGTACGCGGTCTAGCCGCGTCGAGCGCCGTGCAGCAACGTCGAGGACTCAGGAGACGCCGTCCGCGGACGGGCGGCACGCCGGCACCCCGGGGTGCCGGCGGCAGCATCGCCTGAGTCCTCGACGCGGCCCGGTGCAGGGCGGGGCGGGTCGTGTCGCATCACGTCCCGAGCGTCGCGTCGCGTCCCACCGCGACGTGACGCTCGGAACACGATGCGGCAGCGGCAGCGGCAGCGGCAGCGGCAGTGGCAGCGGCAGCGCCGCGCTGCGGGGGCGGGCCGCCGCGGGGCGTGCGCGGCAGACTGGCCGGATGGCCGACGCACCCGCACCCCTCGTCACGCCCGACGGCCGCTACCTCGTCGTCCGGGGGCGGCTCTGGCGCCGCACGGACCCGTCGATCCCCGAGCAGCGCCGAGCCGAGCTGGTGCACGAGCTGATGGAGGCGCGGCGCGCGAAGAAGACCGCGCTCGCCGACGACGACGCCGGGGCCCGCGAGGCCGCCCGCGCGCGGGTGGACGCCGCGAAGACGGCGCTCGGCGAGAGGGGCCCGGTCTGGTGGGACGACGACGCGCCCGACGAGACCCGTCGCATGGCCGAGAACCCCCGGTACGCGGAGTGGTTCGCGGAGGCGAGCAGCGGCCAGGACGGCCAGCGCTCCTAGCGCCCCTGGCTCCCCGCAGCCCCAGGCGCCCTGTAGCCCCTAGCGCCCCTGGCGCTTCTTGAACGGCTTGGGCTGCCCCTTGACCGCCGGGGTGCGCCCCTTGCCCTTCGACGCCTTGGCCTTGCCGCCGGCCGGGGGAGCAGGAGGCGCTGGCGGTGTCGAGGGGCTGGCCAGCTCCTCCTCGGCGACGACCACAGCCGCGCGGCCCGCCTTGGTCAGGCGGTACGGCGAGGCGTCGCGGTCGAACAGCTTCTGGCCGAACTCCAGCTCGAGCGCCTCGATCGACGACTCGAGCTTCTGCCGCGAGATGCCGAGCTTGTCGGCCGCGACGGGGAAGTGCAGCACCTCGGCCGCGACGAGGAAGTGCCTCAGGTGGCTCGTCTTCACGTGGTGTCGCCTCTCGCTGGTCGGCCGGGTGCCCGACCGCCCCAGACTAACGGAGCCGCAGGTCGCCCCGTCGAGACGGGACGACCTGCGGCCGACGGGACGAGCAGTGCCGGACGGACGAGGCGTCAGGCGACGCTGACGGAGCCGCCCGCGGCGGGCCCGTGCGTGACGCCGAGCCCGTCGAGCGCCTTCTGGAAGATCGTCAGGCCGGACATGCCGGGCAGGTTCGAGATGTTCGCGTCGAGCTTCTCGGCGGCCTTGCGGCCCTCCTCGCCGCTCATCAGCTGGCCGAAGACGAACTTGACGTCGTCGAGCTCCATGATCGACGAGCCGACGGGTGCCCAGACCTTCTGCAGCAGGAAGCGCGTCAGCTTCTGCGCCTTCTTGCTCTTGAGCAGGCGCTCGCGGGCCTGCGAGACGTAGAACGCGACGTGGCGCGACTCCTGGCGGGCGATGCGCACCAGCAGCTCGGCGAGGACCGGGTCCTTCTCGAGGGCGGCCATGCGCTTGTAGGCGGCGACGGCCGAGTACTCGTTCGCGGCGCCCCACGACATGTGGACGGCGACGAAGTCGGAGCCGACGAACTTGCCGAGCAGGCCCTGCTTCACCGGGTCGAGCTTGTCGCGCCAGCCGAGCTTGAGGCGGTTCGCGCGCAGCTGGTCGTAGTCGACCTTCTCGCCGTGCACCTCGAGGATCGCGGCGAGGGCCTCGCCGTGCCAGAACTCCTCGCGGTTCCACATGGTCATGAAGGTCGAGACGTCGCCTTCTTTGTGCGAGGGCGTCGTGAGCAGGTCACGGGTGTAGCAGACCGTGTGGTACTCGACGTCGGCCATGTAGCGCAGGGTGCGGAGGGAGTCCGGGCTGAGCGGGTTCTCCTTGAAGTGGTCCAGGTCGAGGTCGTCCCAGGTGATGCGCTCGCTGGTGGCGGCGAACTTGTCGATGTCGAATGCCATGTGGCGTCAGGAGGCGCGGGTCGTCAGACCCTGTCTCCTTCTCCTTTCGAGGTGGTGCCGACGGCGGGGGCCGTCGATGTTCCGGACGCGGACGAACCGCGGGCACGCGACCAATCTCGGATGCTCCATCTTCTTCGGAGCGCCTCGCGTGCGAGATTGGCGTCGGGGTTGACGGCTGACGGGTTGCCGAGCATCTCGAGCCACGCGAGGTCCGCGTGGCTGTCACCGTAGCCGTACGAGCCCGTGAGGTCGATTCCCTCTTCGAGGGCCCACTGGGCGAGCCACGCCGCGCGGGCCTCGTCGACGAGCGGCGGCTGGGCGAGGTAGCCCGTCAGGACGCCGTCGCGCTCGTGCATCGTGCTCGCGACGACCTCGTCGAAGAGGTGCGCGATGGGGGTGGCGAGGGTGCCGATCGAGCCCGTCACGAGGACGGTGCGGTGCCCGGCGGCGCGGTGCTCCGCGATGCGCGCGAGCGCCTCGGGCAGGGTGTGCCGTCGCACCGTCTCGGCGTAGCCGGCCGAGCGGACGACGCCCTTGAGCCGCGAGACGGGCATGCCGGCGTAGCGCCGGAGGAACGCCCGGATGAACTCGCCCCGGTCACGTCCCTCGGCGCGCAGGTAGGCAGGCAGCCCGGTCAGCAGCGACGCCACCTCGGCGGGCCAGGCCGCCTTGCGGAACCCGTTCGAGCGCACCCAGAGGTACTGCTCGACGATGTTCGAGTCGAGCACGGTGCCCTCGAGGTCGAAGACGGCGACGACGTCGGTGCGCTGGGGCAGCGCCCGGGTGTCGAGCACGGCGCCGGCCGCGGCGGGCCGCACCGAGAACGCCCGCGTCATCGCGGTGATCGACGGGAAGTGCACGGTCTGGAAGTAGTCCTCCCAGTCGATGTCGGTGACGTCGAAGCCGATGTCGGCGGGCGCCTCCTCAGGCAGGCCGTCGTGCAGGGCACGCGTGCGACGGTCGTCGAAGATGATCTCGGACTGCACGTAGTGCCGGTAAAGGTCGGTGAGGCTCTGCAGCGACTCGAGGTCGCCGCGTCGCGTCTGCACGTCGGTCAGGCTCGAGCGGGTGCGGGTCGTCGACGGCAGGCGGACGAGCACGCGCTCGCGCCAGTCGTTCGCGCGCTGCGCGGTGCGGATCGCGCCCTCGACCTTGCGGACGCCGGGGAAGTTCCAGGTCGGCACGGGGATGCTCGTGTGCTCGTCGCGCGGCAACGGGTTCGCCGTGAAGAACGTCTTGAGGTTGTCGAACATCCGCAGGATGGGGAACGGGTTGCTGTTGCCCGACGCGACGTGGAAGTACTGCGGCTCGGGGGCCGAGGCCGGTGCCGAGGCCGGTGCCGAGGCAGCAGCCGAGGAGGCGCCGGCCGGGTTCGCCGCGACGGCCAGGATCACGTTCACCACGTAGTCGACCGGCACGATGTCGAGCACGCTGTCGGGCACGCCGGGGAACTCGGGCAGCAGGCCGCGGGCGTACGACATGATCAGCGGGTCGGCGACCTTGAAGCCGTCGATCCAGCCGGGGTAGGGGTGGCGCAGCGCGCTCTCGACGATCGCGGGACGGACGACGGACAGGCGGTGGCCCTCGGCCGCCCAGATCTGCTCGGCGGCGCGCTCGGCGAAGGCCTTCGTCAGCGTGTAGACGTCGGTCCAGCCGAGGGTCTCCGCACGGGTGCGCCCGTAGTCGACGAGACGGGCGGCCACCCAGGCGACCCGCGCCTCCTCGGCTGCGGCCGCGACGGCCTGCGGACCGGTCTTGCCGTGGCCGGCGCGGCCCTCGGCCAGGAACTTGCGGAGGGTCTCGGGCTGGCGCGACGCCGCCTCGACCCGGGCGCGGGCGTCGCGGGCCGCGGCGTGCTCGGCACGCCAGTCGACGTCGTGGCGGAGCGCCGCCTCGGGGAAGACGCCCTTGCGGATGCCGCCGACGTACGCCGTCGACACGTGCACGACGTGCGGGTCGCCGCCCGCCGCGACCAGCGCCTCGTACAGGCCGACGGCGCCGCCCACGTTCGTGTCGAACGCCTGGTCGATCGGCGGGTCGAACGACACGGTCGACGCGCTGTGGATGACGACGTCGAGGTCGCGGGGCAGCTCGGGCAGCGTGCCGAGCGAGCTCTCGACGACGCGCAGCCGCTCGGTCAGCGCGCGCTCGACCTCGTCGGCGCCGACGCGCTCGCGCCACGACGCGAACACGGGCTTCTTGAGCAGGTGCCGCAGGCGCGCGAGGGCCGAGGTGCCGGCCTTGGGCCGGATCAGCAGCGTGATGGTCGTGTCGGGGTGCGACGACAGCAGCCGCTCGAGGATCGCCTGGCCGACGAAGCCGGTGCCGCCGGTCAGCAGCACGTGCGACGAGCCGAGGCTGGTCACGGTCGAACCGGGCACGGATGAGGGAGCAGGGACGGTCATGCGGTGAGCTTTCGTGTCACGGCGGCGCCCACGGAGGCGTCGAGTCCTGGCAGGGAGGCGACGCGCTCGCCGACGGCGTCCGCCCGCAGGTGGCCGGCGGCGCCGCCCCACACCGCGGTGTCGAAGAAGGTGCGCTCGGCGTCGGAGCGCTCGACGGCGCCCAGCGGCCAGACGGCCGTCGACAAGGAGGCGCGGGTCTGCTTGACGGCGCGCGCCGAGTCCTCGAGGCGCCAGCGGGCCTCGACGTCGAAGAACTCCTCGTGCCGCGCCTTGACGGTGCGGAGGCGCTCGACGACGGCGGTCAGCGCGGGGCTGTCGGCACGCTCGACGACGACGTCGTACGCGTGCCGCATCACCCACTCGTCGACGAGGCCGGTGGTCATGTGCACGGCCACGATGGGCACGCCGCGGCCGATCGCCTCGATCGCGCGGGTGATCGGGCCGCGCCGCTCGACGGCCTCGGCGGGGCTGTGTCGGCGGGGCCCCTCCTCGACGTCCTTGAGGCGCGGCTCGCCGTTCGCCTCGAGCACCGCGTCGACCGCGTCGGCGATCCAGTACTTCTCGAACGCCCAGGTCACGAGGAACGCGGTGACCCGAGCGTCTTTGTGCGTCGCGGTGACGAGCAGGTTGCGGAGGTGCTCCATCGTCGCGCTCTCGAGGCGGCCGAGGTGGCGCAGGAGGCGGAGCTCGTCCGGGCCGAGCGGCGCGGCCTCGAAGGGGGCCAGGTCGAGCTCGGCGCGGAGGGTGCCCTGGGCGGTCAGGGTGAACTCGCGGATGTCGAAGGTGCTCGAGTCGTAGGGGTCGCGATCGGTCGTCATGGCTGTGTTCCTCCGGGGGACCTCATCGCGGTGGTGAACGGGACACGATGCACGCAGTTTCCCGACAAGACCGTATCGTAAGCGGCATGGCAACAGCGCTCGTCACCGGGGGCACGTCCGGCATCGGAGCCGAATTCGCCCGTCAACTCGCCGCCCGCGGCTGGGACCTCGTCCTGGTCGCCCGCGACCCCGCCCGACTCGACCTGACCGCCCTCGAGCTGAGGGCCCTCGGACGCGACGTCGAGGTGCTCTCCGCCGACCTCGGCGACCGTGCCGACGTCGAGCGGGTGGCCGCCCGGCTCGCCGAGGCCCACCGTCCCGTCGACCTGCTCGTCAACAACGCCGGCTTCGGCGTGCACGAGCCGCTCACCAGCACCGACACGGCCGTGCACGACCGGGCCTTCGAGGTGATGGTGCGGAGCGTGCTGGTGCTGTCCGCGTCCGCGGGGCGCGCGATGCGCCTCCGTGGCTCCGGGCACATCGTGAACGTCGGCAGCGTCGCGGGCTTCATGGCGATGGGCAGCTACTCGTCGATCAAGGCGTGGGTCAACTCGTTCAGCGAGGGCCTCGCGGTCGAGCTCAAGGGCACCGGCGTGGGCGTCACGGTGCTGCAGCCGGGGTGGGTGCGGACGGAGTTCCATCAGCGCGCCGGCATCCGGTCGTCGTCCATACCCAACTCGATGTGGCTCAGCGCCGAACGACTGGTGTCCGCGTGCCTGCGCGACGTCGAGAGAGGGAAGGTGGTGTCCATGCCCACGCTTCGGTACAAGGTGCTGATCGGCTTGGTCAAGCACGCCCCCGGCAGCGCCGTGCGCGCCGTGTCGGGCGCGATCTCGTCGAGCCGCCGGACGCCTGCGGACGCTGTCACCGGCGGTGCTGCCGGCACGGACGCTCCGGTGGAGCGGTGACGGTGGCCCGCGACGAGCGACCCGACGAGACCGAGCAGCCCGCCGGGTCGGGGTCTGCCGCTGCCTCGCCTGCTGCTCCTGCCGCCCGGCCGCGTCGCGACGCCGTGGCTCGTGCCGCCGTCGACGTCAAGGACCGCTTCAGCTCTCGCGGCCACGCCATGGCCCGCTACGTCGCCCAGCGCGTCGTCCTCAAGCCCACGATCTGGTCGATCACGAGCGTCACGGTGATCGACCGCGACCGGCTGAAGGGCGTCGAGGGCGGCTTCATCGTGGTCGCCAACCACTCCAGCCACCTCGACGCGCCCCTCATCCTCGGCGCGCTGCCGCGCCGCCTGGCCCGCTACCTCGCGACCGGCGCCGCCGCCGACTACTTCTTCGACGTGCCGTGGCGCCGCAAGCTGACCGAGCTCTTCTTCAACGCGTTCCCCGTGCAGCGAGGGTCGTCGACCGCGACCCCCGCCGGCACGCCGGGCTCGTCGACCCCGCAGGCGCCGGGGGCCGTCGCCGCGGCCGCAGCCGCCGCTGCCGCTCACCCCTCGACGGGCGCCACGGCGATCCCGTCCGCGGCCCGCCGCAAGGCCGCCGCCAAGGTCGCGGCCCGTCGCCGCGCCGGTCAGCCGACCGTCAGCGCGCGCTCGCTGCTCGAGCGCGGCTACCCGGTGCTGGTGTTCCCGGAGGGCACGCGGTCCAAGGACGGCACCGTCGCCTCCTTCAAGCCCGGTGCCGCGGCGCTCGCCGCCGCCTGCGACGTGCCGATCATCCCGCTCGCGCTGATCGGCGCCCACATCGCGCACCCGCGCGGCTCGAGCTGGCCGCGCCCCGGCCGGCTGCCCGTCGGCGTCGCGTTCGGCGACCCGATGCGCCCAGAGCCCGGCGAGACGCCCCTCGACTTCTCCGCTCGGCTCCGCGCCGAGATCCTGCGTCTGAAGGACGCGAACACCGCCCGCATCCTGGGCCCCGAACACCCCTCTGAAGGAGCACGACCGTGACCGACGTCCAGAACAAGCCCCAGACCACGGCCGCCGACCACGGCGTCGCGCACATGAAGTGGTGGGGCTGGGGCGTCGAGGGCGTCGCGTTCCACCACGAGGACAAGCCGGGCTTCGCCCCGTTCGTCAAGAAGATCGTCGGCGTCGAGCTGACCCAGGGCCAGCACGACACCGGCCTCGACTTCTCGCAGCTGACCGTCCCGGCGTCGCGTGCCTCCACCGAGGTCGTCGACTCGCTGGTGCAGATCGTCGGTCCGGAGCACGTCGACCAGGGCGACCACGACCGCGTGGTGCACACCTACGGCAAGAGCATCCGCGACCTGATCCGCATCCGCGCCGGCATCCTCGAGCGCGTGCCGGACCTCGTCGTCTATCCCGCCGACGAGGCCGAGGTGCAGCAGATCGTCGACCTCGCGGTCGCGAGCGACGTCGTGCTGATCCCCTTCGGCGGCGGCAGCAACATCGTCGGCAGCCTCGAGCCGATGCCGACCGAGGAGCGCACCGTCGTCTCGCTCGACATGGGCCGCCTCTCGAAGGTGCTCGACATCGACGAGGACGGCGGTCTCGCCCGCATCCAGGCCGGCGGCCAGGGCCCCGACCTCGAGGAGCAGCTGAACGCCCGCGGCTGGACCCTCGGCCACTTCCCCGACAGCTTCACGCACTCGACGATGGGGGGCTGGGTCGCGACCCGCTCCTCCGGGATGCAGAGCGACAAGTACGGCGACATCGCCGACATCACCAAGGGGCTGCGCGTCGTGCGCCCCGGGGGCGTGCTCGCGATCCGCGCCGTGCCGAGCGCCTCCACCGGGCCGTCGCTCCGCGAGATGATCATCGGCTCGGAGGGGCGCCTCGGCGTCATCACCGAGGTCACCGCCCAGGTGCACCGCCTGCCCGAGAAGCGCGAGATCCTCGCCTACCTGTTCCCGTCGTGGCACGACGGCCTGGCCGCCATGCAGGCCATAGCCGAGAGCGACGCCCGCCCGTCGGTGACCCGCGTCTCGGACGCGCACGAGACGGCGTTCTCGTTCGCCACGTCGAAGGCCAGCACGGGCATCTCGAAGGTCGTCAACGACGCGCTGCCGAAGGTCCTGAAGGCCAAGGGCTGGGACGTCGACGTCATGTGCCTGTCCTTCATCGGCTACGAGGGCAGCCCCGAGCACGTCGCCCAGACCCAGAAGGCCGTCGCCAAGATCGTCAAGGCGAACAAGGGCATGGGCGTCGGCAAGGGCCCCGGCAAGCTCTACGACCAGAAGAAGTTCGACACGCCCTACCTGCGCGACTTCTTCATGGACCACGGCGGCGCGGCCGACGTCTCCGAGACCGCGGCCCCCTGGTCGAAGCTGCGCGCCGTGTCGTCGCGCGTCTACGCCGCCGCCAACCAGGCGTTCGACCAGATCGGCGTCCAGGGCTGGATCATGGGCCACCTGTCGCACTCGTACCACTCGGGCGCGTGCCTCTACTTCACCTTCGCGTTCGAGCACGGCGAGCAGGCCGAGGCGGAGTACGACGTCGTGAAGCACGCGATCCAGCAGGCGTTCATCGACACCGGCGCGACCGTGTCGCACCACCACGGCGTCGGCCTCGAGCACCAGCCGTGGCTCGCCCAGGACGTCTCGGCCGAGGGCGTCGCCGTCATGCAGGGGCTGTTCGACTCGGCCGACCCCGGACGCGTGTTCAACCCGGGCAAGGTCACCGGCGCGTAGCTCCGCCGCCCGGCCTCGGTACCCGGCCTCGGCGCCCCGTCGCACCTCGCGTGCGGCGGGGCGCCGCTCTGTCGCCTCGTGGCCTCGGCCCCCGTCGAGGACTCAGGTGCTGATGTCGGGGGCGGCGCTCCGTCCTCGGCGAACGGGGCGGCGCCTCCTTCGTTCCCTGAATCGTCGACGCGTCGACCGCCCGCCCGCTGCCGGACGTCATCTGCGGCACGGTCGCAGGCCCGCTGCCTAGACTCAGGTCTGTTCGTACGTACCGACCCACCTCACGGAAGAGACGCGCATGACCGGCATCCACGACGACATCACCTCCGCCTTCGGCGACACGCCCCTCGTGCGCCTCAACCGGCTGGCGGTGCCCGGCGGCGCCGAGGTCGTCGTGAAGCTCGAGTTCTACAACCCGGGCGCCAGCGTGAAGGACCGGCTGGGCGTCGCCATCGTCGACGCTGCCGAGGCCTCAGGTCAGCTGCAGCCCGGCGGCACGATCGTCGAGGGGTCGAGCGGCAACACCGGCATCGCGCTCGCGCTCGTGGGCGCCGCCCGCGGCTACCGCGTCGTCATCACGATGCCCGAGACGATGAGCGTCGAGCGCCGCACCTTGATCAAGGCGTACGGCGCCGAGGTCGTGCTCACCCCCGGCGGCGAGGGGATGCGCGGCGCCGTCGAGCGCGCGAAGCAGATCGTGGACGAGACCGAGGGCGCCGTCTGGGCCCAGCAGTTCGAGACGCTGGCGAACGCCGAGATCCACCGCCGCACGACGGCGCGCGAGATCATCCGCGACACGGACGGCGCCGTCGACTTCTTCGTCGCGGGCGTCGGCACCGGCGGCACCATCACGGGCGTCGGCCAGGTGCTGCACGACGAGGTCCCCGGGGTTAAGGTCGTTGCTGTCGAACCCGCCGACTCGCCCCTGCTCAGCGAGGGCAAGGCCGGGCCGCACAAGATCCAGGGCATCGGCGCCAACTTCGTGCCGGAGGTGCTCGACCGCTCACAGATCGACGAGGTGTTCCCCGTGCAGCTCGACGACGCCCTGCGCGTCGCGCGGGACCTCGGCACGAAGGAGGGCATCCTCTCCGGCATCTCGTCGGGGGCCATCGTGCACGCCGCCCTCGAGATCGCCGCCCGCCCCGAGAACGCGGGCAAGCGCATCGTCGCCATCGTCTGCGACACGGGGGAGCGCTACCTCTCGACCGTCCTGTTCCAGGACCTCGCGGACGCCTAGCGTGCGGCTGGTCGCGCGGCTGCGCGAGGACCTCGCCACCGTGCAGCGACGCGACCCCGCCGCCCGCGGACGACTCGAGACCGCCCTGGTGTACTCGGGGCTGCACGCGGTGTGGGCGCACCGCCTCACCAGCAGACTGTGGCGTGCGGAAGGGGTGCCGCGCCTCCTCGGCTCGCGGTTCGTCGCCCGGGTGCTCTCGCAGGTCGCCCGGACCGCGACGGGCGTCGAGATCCACCCGGGGGCCGTGCTCGGGCGGCGGTTGTTCATCGACCACGGGATGGGGACGGTCGTCGGCGAGACGGCGGTCGTCGGGGACGACTGCACGCTGTTCCACGGCGTCACGCTCGGGGGCAAGGGCGGCCGCGGCGTCGCCGGACGTCGACACCCGACGCTCGAGCGCGGCGTCACGGTCGGCGCGGGCGCGGCGGTGCTCGGCGGGGTCGTGGTCGGGGCGGACAGCATCGTCGGCGCGGGGGCGGTCGTCACGCACGACGTGCCGCCCGGGTCGGT from Frigoribacterium sp. PvP032 includes these protein-coding regions:
- a CDS encoding LysR family transcriptional regulator, with the protein product MKTSHLRHFLVAAEVLHFPVAADKLGISRQKLESSIEALELEFGQKLFDRDASPYRLTKAGRAAVVVAEEELASPSTPPAPPAPPAGGKAKASKGKGRTPAVKGQPKPFKKRQGR
- a CDS encoding ferritin-like domain-containing protein yields the protein MAFDIDKFAATSERITWDDLDLDHFKENPLSPDSLRTLRYMADVEYHTVCYTRDLLTTPSHKEGDVSTFMTMWNREEFWHGEALAAILEVHGEKVDYDQLRANRLKLGWRDKLDPVKQGLLGKFVGSDFVAVHMSWGAANEYSAVAAYKRMAALEKDPVLAELLVRIARQESRHVAFYVSQARERLLKSKKAQKLTRFLLQKVWAPVGSSIMELDDVKFVFGQLMSGEEGRKAAEKLDANISNLPGMSGLTIFQKALDGLGVTHGPAAGGSVSVA
- a CDS encoding SDR family oxidoreductase translates to MTVPAPSSVPGSTVTSLGSSHVLLTGGTGFVGQAILERLLSSHPDTTITLLIRPKAGTSALARLRHLLKKPVFASWRERVGADEVERALTERLRVVESSLGTLPELPRDLDVVIHSASTVSFDPPIDQAFDTNVGGAVGLYEALVAAGGDPHVVHVSTAYVGGIRKGVFPEAALRHDVDWRAEHAAARDARARVEAASRQPETLRKFLAEGRAGHGKTGPQAVAAAAEEARVAWVAARLVDYGRTRAETLGWTDVYTLTKAFAERAAEQIWAAEGHRLSVVRPAIVESALRHPYPGWIDGFKVADPLIMSYARGLLPEFPGVPDSVLDIVPVDYVVNVILAVAANPAGASSAAASAPASAPASAPEPQYFHVASGNSNPFPILRMFDNLKTFFTANPLPRDEHTSIPVPTWNFPGVRKVEGAIRTAQRANDWRERVLVRLPSTTRTRSSLTDVQTRRGDLESLQSLTDLYRHYVQSEIIFDDRRTRALHDGLPEEAPADIGFDVTDIDWEDYFQTVHFPSITAMTRAFSVRPAAAGAVLDTRALPQRTDVVAVFDLEGTVLDSNIVEQYLWVRSNGFRKAAWPAEVASLLTGLPAYLRAEGRDRGEFIRAFLRRYAGMPVSRLKGVVRSAGYAETVRRHTLPEALARIAEHRAAGHRTVLVTGSIGTLATPIAHLFDEVVASTMHERDGVLTGYLAQPPLVDEARAAWLAQWALEEGIDLTGSYGYGDSHADLAWLEMLGNPSAVNPDANLAREALRRRWSIRDWSRARGSSASGTSTAPAVGTTSKGEGDRV
- a CDS encoding SDR family oxidoreductase; protein product: MATALVTGGTSGIGAEFARQLAARGWDLVLVARDPARLDLTALELRALGRDVEVLSADLGDRADVERVAARLAEAHRPVDLLVNNAGFGVHEPLTSTDTAVHDRAFEVMVRSVLVLSASAGRAMRLRGSGHIVNVGSVAGFMAMGSYSSIKAWVNSFSEGLAVELKGTGVGVTVLQPGWVRTEFHQRAGIRSSSIPNSMWLSAERLVSACLRDVERGKVVSMPTLRYKVLIGLVKHAPGSAVRAVSGAISSSRRTPADAVTGGAAGTDAPVER
- a CDS encoding 1-acyl-sn-glycerol-3-phosphate acyltransferase; this translates as MTVARDERPDETEQPAGSGSAAASPAAPAARPRRDAVARAAVDVKDRFSSRGHAMARYVAQRVVLKPTIWSITSVTVIDRDRLKGVEGGFIVVANHSSHLDAPLILGALPRRLARYLATGAAADYFFDVPWRRKLTELFFNAFPVQRGSSTATPAGTPGSSTPQAPGAVAAAAAAAAAHPSTGATAIPSAARRKAAAKVAARRRAGQPTVSARSLLERGYPVLVFPEGTRSKDGTVASFKPGAAALAAACDVPIIPLALIGAHIAHPRGSSWPRPGRLPVGVAFGDPMRPEPGETPLDFSARLRAEILRLKDANTARILGPEHPSEGARP
- a CDS encoding FAD-binding oxidoreductase encodes the protein MTDVQNKPQTTAADHGVAHMKWWGWGVEGVAFHHEDKPGFAPFVKKIVGVELTQGQHDTGLDFSQLTVPASRASTEVVDSLVQIVGPEHVDQGDHDRVVHTYGKSIRDLIRIRAGILERVPDLVVYPADEAEVQQIVDLAVASDVVLIPFGGGSNIVGSLEPMPTEERTVVSLDMGRLSKVLDIDEDGGLARIQAGGQGPDLEEQLNARGWTLGHFPDSFTHSTMGGWVATRSSGMQSDKYGDIADITKGLRVVRPGGVLAIRAVPSASTGPSLREMIIGSEGRLGVITEVTAQVHRLPEKREILAYLFPSWHDGLAAMQAIAESDARPSVTRVSDAHETAFSFATSKASTGISKVVNDALPKVLKAKGWDVDVMCLSFIGYEGSPEHVAQTQKAVAKIVKANKGMGVGKGPGKLYDQKKFDTPYLRDFFMDHGGAADVSETAAPWSKLRAVSSRVYAAANQAFDQIGVQGWIMGHLSHSYHSGACLYFTFAFEHGEQAEAEYDVVKHAIQQAFIDTGATVSHHHGVGLEHQPWLAQDVSAEGVAVMQGLFDSADPGRVFNPGKVTGA
- the cysK gene encoding cysteine synthase A, translated to MTGIHDDITSAFGDTPLVRLNRLAVPGGAEVVVKLEFYNPGASVKDRLGVAIVDAAEASGQLQPGGTIVEGSSGNTGIALALVGAARGYRVVITMPETMSVERRTLIKAYGAEVVLTPGGEGMRGAVERAKQIVDETEGAVWAQQFETLANAEIHRRTTAREIIRDTDGAVDFFVAGVGTGGTITGVGQVLHDEVPGVKVVAVEPADSPLLSEGKAGPHKIQGIGANFVPEVLDRSQIDEVFPVQLDDALRVARDLGTKEGILSGISSGAIVHAALEIAARPENAGKRIVAIVCDTGERYLSTVLFQDLADA
- the epsC gene encoding serine O-acetyltransferase EpsC produces the protein MRLVARLREDLATVQRRDPAARGRLETALVYSGLHAVWAHRLTSRLWRAEGVPRLLGSRFVARVLSQVARTATGVEIHPGAVLGRRLFIDHGMGTVVGETAVVGDDCTLFHGVTLGGKGGRGVAGRRHPTLERGVTVGAGAAVLGGVVVGADSIVGAGAVVTHDVPPGSVAVGVPAVARPRHR